The Lolium rigidum isolate FL_2022 chromosome 2, APGP_CSIRO_Lrig_0.1, whole genome shotgun sequence genomic interval GAAAAACAGCAGAAGCTAGGCCAGTAAAAATGGTAGCAACAGTTGACGAATACTTCTTCAAAATTGTGTCTGCAGCGAAATTTCAATTAGTCATTTAATTTAATAATCAAGAATAATAGAAGAACATAGAGAATACAAAAATACCATTTAAACGAAAGAAAGACTGGAAGCTAGAACATTTACCTGCATACTTAAAGAAGAATGAAGAAAGAATGCCTTGTGCAGCATTGTTACATATGAGAAACATTGTAGCCCTTGAATGCCCTTGCAGGATATTAAAATTCTCTGGCCCTACAAGAAGATAGGGCATGATTACACCAGAAACCATGTGAAGCATTGTGACATGTCATAAAAAGATGACTTCAAGATGAGATAGAACATGGCTATCATTTTTGTTCTGGAATCTAACAATGTTGACTAAATAAAGATGCATACTCATATCTGGTCTCAAGGTTTAATGATCAATAATCATATATCAGATTCCATGTAGAGACAACCAGGAAGTCGCTCCTTCGCTTTATCAGCTGAGACGAATAAGTGATACCCAACTCCCGTCCCTACAGGATTGCACTGCTACGAAagcactaacatagcatacaaatTCCCTGTCCATGTAACATTAAAGTATCAACCTAGCATAAACATATTGGCATTCACCAAAGGTTCATACCTTGGAATAAAGCCGTCCCAAGGATGCCAAGGAAATTGAATATCGCACCATATCCATACAGAAATAAATTCTGTGAATTATGTCAAAAGAGCATCGAATTAGAGAAACAATCACAGATATGAAAATAAGAATGAGTCCTTCTCTTAGAATACAGGTTTGGAAAACTAAAAGGAGCTACCAGATAGTTGAACAGAAGAATGAAAAAATGACAGTTACGGCTGTTACACAATCATAATTCAGAAGTACCTGAAGATAAATACTGGTATCTTGGCTTTTCATGGCATACTCATTGTAGACAGAAGCCAGTGATGGAACAGTTACCTACACAATTAACAGTTTCATCTGAATATACAGTAATTTAAGCTCACTGTCTGTTGAGAGCTTATAAAAAGGAGTGAAGGAATAGATAAGACATTAAGGACCAGATGGTCTGGCAGCAACTTACAAAAATCACTGTATAGATGTATGCGATAGCAGTGATAGGAAGACCAAATGCTGTACTGCCCGCGGGTGAGGTCCGAAGTTGATTGATGCTGATCCCAATAAGCAATAGTGCAAGAGCTTCCCACTGCCAACATTTGAAACAAGAGTGGAGGAGATAAGTTATAAGGCTGACACTCAGACATTTCTTGACACTTTTGATGTACTTTTTCTCGTCAGACATTATGCTAAAATTTATGGAAATGTCAATATCACTTTCATTTCTCAGTCATTTGTACGAAATTTATGGTTTTGGCCAATAAATGGTCGATAGGACATGCCGATTCTAGGAAGGCACAGCTTGTAACCCTAGTCGGTATCCTGCTGACTTATTTAGAATGGACCACAAGTCCCAAAAGGAGGCTGAAGCGGAAACAGTAAGAAGATCAAAAGTTTTCCATTGCTAACTTTGTTGAGGGCATTTGGGATGAAAAATGCCTTCTAAATACAACATCCAGCCAGGTATATATGACTGATAGATTTTCATCTTCAGTCAAACTTAAGAGGAAAATATATCAATATCTACAATACCAAATCCATATCAGTAGATCTATCATGAAATATGTTTTCATAGTGTATTTGTTTTGTACCCTTTGGCAATGCCTTAAAATCTATGATATAATGGTTCTAAACAATTATTAATAAGTAGAGTACATTAATCGATGTAAATTAACACTCCTAATGTGATTGGGTAAGAGATCACATGAAAATTAGGCAGGTGAAGCCTAACCCAGTAATCAAGTTAAGTAATAGTAGAAGATGATTAGATACCTAAAAAGCATAAAATAATTTGGTAAACTCCATCCTCAAATCAAAACCAAAATGCATAAATAACTGCACACAATGTAAACCTCAACCTTACCTGAATTACAGAGAACCTCCTTTTCATTATAAATTTCAGAAGAACAGCTATGACCAGTACCTAGAGAAGTTTGGACCAGAAATGTGTGATATATGTGCATACACACTAATAGCTAAAGCATGGCACTTGAGTATGACGAGAAAAGTGTACCTTTAGGTTGCTTAGCATTTTCACAGTTGAAGGATTGAAGTACAACTGCAATATCGGCAAAATATGTCAGGTGATAAATGTAGATCTCATAAGGCAATGCAAACAATAGTCATTGCAACTGCAAGACTCTGCCTCTAATGCAATGAAACTTACCTGCATAATAAATTTAAGGTAATTGTTGATGGCATATAGAAGTGCAGGGACAGCTAGGAGTACGTTATTACGGGCTGCCTACAAAAGAAATGATTGAATTATTAGATAACAAAACAATGTGAGAAAATAGTAATTTTTTTTATATGTGGGCATAGGAAAATTGgaaaaatagattttttttttggaaaacaaGCAATAAGATAGTAGTATAAACTAACATAAGGGAATGTAAACTGTGTCATCATGTGGCCAGATAAATCACCTGTATAAAGGTTGAACGTGACAGAAGTGGTTTTTCCCCAACCTTCTGTTTCCGAGACTGTCACATAGTACAACAACATTAAAGAGGTGAATAAGAAGTAAGAAATTTAGCATAATCTATAGAGAAGCTATCACAAAATAAATATGTTGCTGTACAGCAATTATGCACCATATAAAAACAGACTGAGGAATACTGTACAAAAATTCCAAACAGCATATTGTGGTACATTTAGTTTCACTGACTAAATAAGCAAAGAACTTTTGCTGCAAGCAAAACTACATATGTTATGCAAGACATGCCAAAAGCAGGCAACATCCTGACAAGCACAAAGTAAAATTCAGAATTATCCAAAAACCTATTGTGTACAAACTGTGTTTCATGTATCATGGATGCATGTGCACGAACAAAGCACAATGGAGCAAGAACAAACCTGAATAATTAGCATCACCAGGGCAAAGATAACTTTTGCAACCTCCGTCAAAAAGTTAACACTGATGGGGCTGAACTGGAACTTCCCATCGACTTTTGACATGAAGACTAGGATGGGCTGCAGCCAAGATACCAATAATGAGTGCACGGACGGACGTGATCATGAACACAGATCTCCAACTTACTTGTAACAGAAAGCTAATCATAAGAATGTAACCTACTAATATTACTTATTAGTAGTTGTTACCAGAGATATGCAGACAATGCCTCAGACCATTTTACCAACACACGGTATAATGGATGGATTGAGCAGCTGATAACGCAGTAGTTCGATAATAGTTGTTAAAAAGAGAGAAGTAGAAGCGCACCTGGAGGCCGACAAGCATgcagtcgccgacgacgaggaggaatttGAGCGCGCGGAACTTGGAGGTTATCTTGTTGTGGTGCTTGTCGTAGGCCCTGGACACGCTCCGCGGGCTCGGCACCACCAGCCGGGACCGGCACGCCGTGCATTCCATGACCCCGTTCCGCTGCATCTCGCCCGAGTCGCCGCCACCAACTAGATGCCGCTCAGTAGCCGCGGCGTCCGAGCCCGAGGGATCCCGGGAACATCAGTAGAGCCGCCGCACCGTTTCAGCCGATCAGCAGAGGCGCGTCGGAGAAGAGCGGATCTGAGGGGTACGGCTTGGCCACCGTACCTCGGAGGAGGCGGGGCGTGGTCGGTGGCGATCTTGCAGATCTGGGCCTGGCCACCGACGCGGTCGGCGAATCGGGCACGGCCTGGTTGGTCGTAGCTCCGGGACTCCGGCGAGTGCGACGAGGTTGGATCCGGGAAGATGAGGTGAAGTGCGCGTGAGGTGCTCGCGCCGGGATCACGGGTTCCGGCAGGAGTAGAGGTGGGGAAGAAAGGTGTGAAGGGAGAAGACGCGGAAGCAAGGCGGGTGTTTCTGCGTATTTATATATTGCTCGTATCGCTGATTTTTTTCAGTGTTATTGAAGCTTTTTTCTATTCTTGCTGAACTCTAAAAAATGCAAGAGCAGGAAAAGCATTAATGAATGAAAATTCCATGAAGAAATTCAATTTGGTGATTTCCTTTGTTTATTGCCGGAATCAATTGAGGATTTCTTGATACCGTAACACATAGGCTTCCCATTctttccaaaaataaaataaaatattaaagCTAAAGAAAAAATCCTATAAAATAATGCAGTTTAAATTAAGGATTTCTTGAAAAATCTGGTTTCGGTCCTTGAACTCAAATAAAACATGCCACATAGAATACCTACAGATTGAAATCCTCTGGAGATTTGGAAATGTTTGATTCAAAGAGAGGACAACGAATTCACGATAATGGAAAACAAATTTTTGAAAGATTGAATGGCACCCTTCACAGAAAATAAACAAATAGTTCCATTTACGTTCCAGCAAATGGCAGAGACTATGAATCAGGTCTTTGTCTCTTTGACATAAATATTTTGTTTTATGCAaacgtaagagcatgtctaacaggaccCTCAAAAACCCAACCATCAAAACCAGTTTGAGGGTTGAGAAATTGTCGTTTTGAGGGCCGAAAATCTCTGGCGCAGATCAGTGCCCTCAAACCAACCCTCAAAACAGAATATTCTTTGGGACGGGCGACGCGGCGGGGAGGGACTCAGGgacgggcggggacgggctcggtagGCGGGCTCGGGACGGCGGGGCAGCAGCGGGAGGCAGGGCGGACGGCGAGCTccggaggcggcgcggtggggaggCGGGGACGGGCGGGGCGGAGGCGAGCTCGGGGCGGCGTGCAGCGGGGCAGAGGGGCGGAGGACGGCCTAGGAAATTGCCTGCAACCCTCACTGCTGCAGGTTGGCATCGGACTTGAGGGTTCGGCCTGCAAAAAAAATTGAGGGTTTACAGTTTTGAGGGTTCTGATCTGCGCCCGTTTTTCTACTCAGCCCTCAAACTGGCAGTTATTTTGAGGGTTTGACCAGTTTGAGGGCTCTGttagtgttatcaccggaatttgaccaggtcagaggtgggctgcgatcaagatggatttaaagaatatacatgggagaaatatgtgaatcggcctttatatgcaaaatgtgggctagttggcccgtgtatctgtaacatattaggatacctgtcggttagttagagttttacgcgtgcacggttaggtgcacgcctaaattagaaagtcccttggactataaatatgtatctagggtttatggaataaacaaccaacgttcaacacaa includes:
- the LOC124692649 gene encoding CMP-sialic acid transporter 5, with translation MQRNGVMECTACRSRLVVPSPRSVSRAYDKHHNKITSKFRALKFLLVVGDCMLVGLQPILVFMSKVDGKFQFSPISVNFLTEVAKVIFALVMLIIQSRKQKVGEKPLLSRSTFIQAARNNVLLAVPALLYAINNYLKFIMQLYFNPSTVKMLSNLKVLVIAVLLKFIMKRRFSVIQWEALALLLIGISINQLRTSPAGSTAFGLPITAIAYIYTVIFVTVPSLASVYNEYAMKSQDTSIYLQNLFLYGYGAIFNFLGILGTALFQGPENFNILQGHSRATMFLICNNAAQGILSSFFFKYADTILKKYSSTVATIFTGLASAVFLGHTLTINFLLGISVVFISMHQFFSPLAKVKDDKPGEPLELEVTQNHRSSESSFVNMTAGAADDASHRVGTDERQPLLPI